The DNA segment TCGTGCCGGACGGCGGGATCACCGCGATCAGCACCGCCGACGTGGACGGAATCCAGCTGGCCGGCCTGCTGATCGACGCGGGCACCACCACCTCCCGGACGCTCGTGCGGATCGGCCCGGACGGCGCGACCACCCGGCATGCCGCCGACCCCGTCCAGCTGTCCGACTTCTTCGTCCGCATCGGCGGCGCCACCGTCGGGAAGGCGACCACCTCGCTCGTCGTCAACAGCCCGGACACGGTCATCGACCACACCTGGATCTGGCGGGCCGACCACGGCAACGGCGGCACGGTCGGCTGGACCACCAACACCGCCGACACCGGGCTCGTCGTCAACGGCGCCGACGTCACCGCGTACGGCCTGTTCGTCGAGCACTTCCAGAAGACCCAGGTGCTCTGGAACGGCAACGGCGGCAGAACGTACTTCTTCCAGAACGAGATGCCCTACGACCCGCCGAACCAGGCCGCCTGGACGAACGGCTCGGGCAAGGGCTACCCCGCCTACAAGGTCGCCGACTCCGTCACCGCTCATGAGGCGTGGGGGCTGGGCAGCTACTGCTACTTCAGTACCGACCCCGGCGTCGTCGCGGACCGGGCCTTCGAGGTGCCGAACACCTCCGGGGTCAGGTTCCACGACATGGTGACCGTCTCGCTGGGCGGCACCGGGACCATCAGCCACGTCATCAACAACACAGGAGGACCGTCCAATTCCGCCAACAATGTCACCTATTCGACCGCGTACCCGTAGGGACGGTGTTTCCACCTTCCGTACGGGCCTCAAGGGCCCATGTACCCAGCAGCCACTGGGCAGTTGACCTCGGGTTTTCGTGGTAGCGTCCTTGCTTCAAGGGACAGAGGGACCTGAAAGGGAAATCGTGAACACGGAGAAGATCGCAGCTCGCCGCCTCTCGCTGGACGAGGTGACGAAGCTCGGCATGAAGGACAAGCTCTTCGTTTCCGCCGACACGGCAGAACTCAGGCTTCCCGGCTGTTATGTCCCTGCTTTTCTGACCAAGTCCGGTGAGGATTTCGAGGGTGGCTCGATAACGGCGAGGACCGTATTCCAGGAAGAGGTCTCCTGCCTTCCGGACGACGAGAACGAGGCCGGGATCTACGTGGCCGACGAGACCGGCCCGGAGACCATCGAGGTCCTCCAGTCCGCCGGTGTCGTGCTGGACCTGGCACTGTTCGTCCCCAACGGGGACAAGGGCGCCCTCTCGGCCCTCTACGCCGCGGCCCGGCAGGCGTTCGGCGCCGACGTCGTGCAGATCTGGCGCCAGGGCCTCAAGGAGGTCCCCGACGTCAAGGTCGACATCTTCGAGGAGCAGGTCCCCCGGGGACGCAAGGGCGGCGACAGCCCCAAGCGCGACCGCCGCGCGATCGACACCTACCCCACGCGTGCGGACTTCATCGAGTTCACCCCGGGCTGGAAGCCGGTCGTCGAGATCCACAAGCCGGTCGTCGACGACACCCCGACGATCTGAGCCGGACCCCCTCCGGCCAGGGGCACTTGTGAGGGGCGGCACCCGGGACCTCGGTCCCGGGTGCCGCCCCTCACCCGCGCGTGAGCGGGTCGGCTCAGTGCACGTCGACCCCGGTCCAGGCGGCCTCGACCGCCTTGTACTCGGCGCTGTCGGCGCCGTAGAGGTCCGTCGCAGCCGACAGGGTGCCCTTGCGGGCGTCGGCGTAGTCGGTGGTGGAGGTGAAGTAGCTGGTCAGCGCCTTGTACCAGATCTGGAGGGCCTTTGCCCTGCCGATGCCGGTCACCGTGGAGCCGTCCTTGGTCGGCGAGTCGTAGTCGACGCCGCCGATGGTCTTCGCACCGCTGCCCTCGGCGAGGAGGTAGAAGAAGTGGTTGGCGACACCGGACGAGTAGTGCACGTCCTCGCCGCCGACGGACGAGGTCCAGTAGTCGGCGGAACCACCGTCCTTGCTGGGCTTGTCCATGTAGCGCAGCGGCTTGCCGTCGCCGTTGATGTCGATCTTCTCGCCGATGAGGTAGTCGCCGGGGTCCGCGCTGTTGTTCGCGGCGAACTCGACCCCGGTGCCCATGATGTCGCTGGTGGCCTCGTTGAGGCCGCCCGACTCTCCTGAGTACTCCAGCCCGGCGGTGTTGGAGGTGACGCCGTGGCTCATCTCGTGGCCGGCGACGTCGAGCGAGGTCAGCGGGTCGCTGTCGTTGGTGCCGTCGCCGTAGGTCATGCAGAAGCAGCTGTCGTCCCAGAACGCGTTCACATACGCGTTCCCGTAGTGCACGCGGGAGTAGGCGGCCTTGCCGTCGTTCTTGATGCCGCTGCGGCCGAAGGTGTCCTTGTAGAAGTCCCACGTCGCCTGCGCGCCGTAGGCGGCGTCCGCGCCCGCGGTCGCGGCGTTCGTGGTCTTCCCGTCGCCCCAGGTGTCGTTGTCCTGGGAGAACAGGGTGCCGGTGCCGTCCTGCTTGTGGTCGAGGTCGTACGTCTTGTGGCCGCCCCGGGTGTCGTCGGTGAGGGTGTACGACGAGCCCGAGTGCGCCGTGGCCAGGTCGACCTTGCCGCTGTACAGGGTGTTCCCGACGCCGGTCTCGATGCTCTGGTACTGGAAGAGCTTCTTCCCCGTGGCCGCGTCGGTGACGACGTGCAGCCGGCTCGGTGTGCCGTCGTCCTGGAAGCCGCCGATCACGGTCTCGTAGGCGAGGACCGGCTTGCCGCCCGCCGCCCAGACGACCTTGCGCGGGGCGCGGTCGGTGGTGGCCTTCGCCGAGCCCTTGTCCTTCGCGAGGCCCAGCGCCTGCTTCTGCGCCGTGGTCGCGGCGATGCGGGGTGTGAGGGTCGCGAGCTTCAGCGTCGCCTTCGACGCTCTGGTCACGCCCTCGGTCCGGCCGGACTCCGAGGTGTGTACGACCAGGTCGCCACCGAGCACCGGGAGACCTTCGTAGGTGCGCTCGTAGCGGGTGTGGACGGTGCCGTCGGCGTCCTTGACGACGTCCTTGACGACCAGCTTCTCCTTCGCGCCGAGACCTATGTCCTCGGCGGTCCGGGCGAGCCCGGCCCGCGCGGTCCGGAGGAGGCCGGTGCGGGCGGCGGCCGACAGTGCGACGGGCGCCGCGGCCGGCCGTCCGGAGCCGGCGGTGGGCCGGGGGGCGGCCGAGGCCGTGAGCGCGGTGCCCATCAGGGCGGCCGCGGTGGCGGTGGCGATGGCCGCCGCGAGGACGGTGTGGTGACGTGTGTTGCGGGAGGTCATGCGAGCTCCGCTTCCGTGGGGGGATTTGACCGGCCGTACGGAGACGGTC comes from the Streptomyces seoulensis genome and includes:
- a CDS encoding M4 family metallopeptidase, which produces MTSRNTRHHTVLAAAIATATAAALMGTALTASAAPRPTAGSGRPAAAPVALSAAARTGLLRTARAGLARTAEDIGLGAKEKLVVKDVVKDADGTVHTRYERTYEGLPVLGGDLVVHTSESGRTEGVTRASKATLKLATLTPRIAATTAQKQALGLAKDKGSAKATTDRAPRKVVWAAGGKPVLAYETVIGGFQDDGTPSRLHVVTDAATGKKLFQYQSIETGVGNTLYSGKVDLATAHSGSSYTLTDDTRGGHKTYDLDHKQDGTGTLFSQDNDTWGDGKTTNAATAGADAAYGAQATWDFYKDTFGRSGIKNDGKAAYSRVHYGNAYVNAFWDDSCFCMTYGDGTNDSDPLTSLDVAGHEMSHGVTSNTAGLEYSGESGGLNEATSDIMGTGVEFAANNSADPGDYLIGEKIDINGDGKPLRYMDKPSKDGGSADYWTSSVGGEDVHYSSGVANHFFYLLAEGSGAKTIGGVDYDSPTKDGSTVTGIGRAKALQIWYKALTSYFTSTTDYADARKGTLSAATDLYGADSAEYKAVEAAWTGVDVH